The genomic window ggacggaaaagaaaaattgacctgagatttcaacgaaagattgtgcggatggtggacaaagaagctcgactaacatccaaacaagttcaagctctcttgcagtccgagggtaaaacagtgtcaacccgtactatccatcggcgtctgaatgaaaagggactctatggtaggatatccaggaagaccccacttctgacccagagacataaaaacgccaggctggagtttgccaaaacttacctgagaaagccaaaaacgttttggaagaatgttctctggtcagatgagacaaaagtagagctttttgggaaaaggcatcaacatagagtttacagggaaaaaaatgaggccttcaaagaaaagaacaaagtcaccactgtcaaacatgacgGAGGTTCCCAGATGTTTtacggttgctttgctacctctggcactggactgcttgacaatGTGCATGGCTttgtgaagtctgaagactaccaacaaattgtgCAGCATGATATAGGGCccaatgtgagaaagctgggtctccctcagaggtcatgggtcttccagcaggacaatgacccaaaacacacttcaaaaagcactagaaaatggtttgagagaaagcactggagacttctaaagtggccagcaatgagtccagacctgaatcccatagaaaacctgtggggagatctgaaaatggcagtttggagaaggcacccgtcAAGTCTCAGAaaactggagcagttggccaaagaagaatgatctaaaattccagctgagcattgtaagaaactcattgatggataccggaagcatttgtctgcagttattttgtctaaaagttgtgcAACCAAGTGTtacgctgagggtgccaatacttttgtctggcccatttttggagttttgtgtaaaatgataagattttaattttttttctccattctcttttgtgttttttcattgcaagcaaaataaatgaagatattactaccaaaacatttgtaattgcaattattttctgagagaaattgagcattatctgacagaattgcaggggtgccaatacatttggccagcactgtgggTGTAACAAATACATCAGATACCAAACAAAAGTAACACAGTTGTTCAGAGGGGAAAGTTTTTTTGGAACTctcaaattgaatatataaactgGAAAAGAGCTTTGCTGTTACcttataaatactgtattactAAATAATCCAAGGTggtacatttaaatattttacaCAAGAGATATACAACTAATGTTTTTCTTGCTAAATTTCTTGTTATGAATGATGTGTGGTCTTTAAATTGAAACAAttacacatttatttttcaacgtgagaaaacaaaacaattttggTCTGCTCGTTAAGCTAATTTTTCTCATGATTCTACTGGCCCCctataatttaaataaaaagacATTATTTGTTACTATAACTTACTACACAAACTAAAGTACTAATTATTTTCAAtgtgtaattaattatataattctttttgctattttttttatccacaaacaaaagttctctaaaacgcCTCTTATTTTTGcactttttcaatcaaaattggATTATACACTGAAATCAATAAAAGACTAACAATAAGCAAAAAGTAGTAAACTGACGAGAATATTAAATGTTTGCTTTCTTTCACCGAAGCCTCTGCTTTAAAAAATTCTATGacatatttacacattatatcatgtatattattatattgatcgctagtgctgcaatgattaatcgattaactcaagtattcgattaaaaaaaagattcaaattcaaattttgctgcttcaagtattcgtttaagtggCACTTTAATGGTTggctttaaaagtgtttgcatttagttttattgatttgcgtggatacgctgccctctagtctgcctgatttcacatggctgaatccagctgctcactgactaacataagctaagtttttgttccagctaatatttttttaatgcatccataatttaaaggtatatttagcaaatttttgtgggaatatgtgtctgaaccatttgttaaaagcattgttaaAACGTTAGtattttatggcatttaagctagcagacttttgctatgtatgttagccaattgttcttgttgtacatagattctttttcatttatttttataccgtttgaggctcagctccgatattttaatttcttatgttccttttccgattaTTATTCAAaccaactagttcatcgattaatcgacttctaaaataatcgatcGCTGCAGCCGTATTGATCGCTGTCTATTGTCTTGTAAATAATTAAATAGTATGATCTAAAAATCTACTTTAGATTGTTATTAGAGGCCATaaccaaattgtatttttttttttttttttttgccataagtattttattattttcaattgcattcgttcataaaaaatatatattacagtaatattaagaaaaatacactaatgattaatatattttttaaaaatgattatacttgagacctggtgtccacatacatggacatcacatttttggTCATGAAGGCCACGCCACATGTTTATATTGTGGCCTACTTGATCCaaaatttgatattttttttaatgaccaaaaaaatcacttgcccTCCAGAGGGTTAAATCTAttatttgtaatattatttataACTTTTCAGAAATTTATTTTGATTCAACACAGATCTAGAGACTATTTGAGGGAATAAATTTATTGAAATTTTCAgcaaaaatacaactttttttttgtaaaaccaaAACATTCAATCTAGTAATtgatttgttgttgattgattgaaaaaaacaattaaatgttttttcatgttttgagTGACTGTGTGTCTCGTTGGCATTCAGAGGTCCAAGTTCCGCCCGGCACCGAGTGCCACGCACGACTGGATCGGCCCGCCCAACCCTCTTTCCAACCTGCGACCGATCGTCTATCGGGAAGCCAAGAACGAGTCGGAGGTGGAGAAACGTCTGAGGAACATGCGACAGGACACCGAGGACTGGAACCACCAATTCTGGGCTGAGCAGAACCTCACGTTCGGCAAGGTGCTCTCAACTTATTCAACATCTTATgtctggattttttaaaaactcgttaatcatttgtgttttttacaGGAAAAACATGCCTTCATCGTCTCCCAGCTCAAGGCTAAAGGCTTAACTGAGCGCGACCAGCAAGGTTTTCCGAATCGCCACTTTGGATACGGCGCTGATATGGTttacataattccacacgtgTGCTTTGCAGGTCGCCGCCGCACTCTGAGCAGCGAGGAGATGTCAGTCTTCTACAAGAGTTTCTTGGACAAAAACAGAGTGCGACACGCTAATTACAATAGGTGGGTCGTTTGCAAACAGGCATGCATGCATCGTTTGGAAAACTGATCTTACTTGTGCTTGCAGGGAGTGGTACCGACGCAATTTGTCAATCACCTTCCTCATGGCTCGTGTTGCACTGGACAACTTGTGGAAGAAGGTCAAGGATAAACGCCATGGCAAACCCACGACGTTATCATGAACGGATTTTGTTAACACGCTCGCTTGTTCATATTGCAACCAAAGTATTGGACTACAGCTGGATTGGTGTGGTTGGTTTAATCGAAAACTAAACGATGAATCTAACCAGctattttgatagtcgattaactcatttgctgtcaTTTAGTGGGATTGATGAAGCAAAGTTGCTCTAAAATGAATTGTTTTTGACCACATAATAATGTTGCCATACCACTCGGAATATTCAAACCAGGAAAATATCGACAACCTTCCTACTGTTAGACCtgctttaatttatttaataaattaacGCATTGGCTGGCATTGACTATGATAtatgtccaatacatttgaactgggagggctggcagcaataGTTAGActcaacaactattttgatagtctcattatttacacacattTTAGAACCAAAAATGGTctgaatatttttgtttttaaatggaaaaaagaggGGAAATTGCAAATATTGTCGTTTACtattctttttaatttattaaaaaaatcaatttagaacaaattaaaaacggaaaaaatttaaatactggatttgtttttattgttattttaaagTTGCAATTGATTGCTGCCATCCCCTTCCAGTACAAATATATTGGACATATGAAATgtgattttttaatgtatttttttaaggcaAGCCATCGCAtattaaaatggatttgataaATTGTAGTGAATAAGTTAATTGTTTATCAACATTGTTGACCTAAAAGTTGTagtataaatattagggctgtcaaacgattaaaatttttcatcgagttaatcacagcttaaaaatcaattaatcgtaattaatcgcaattcaaaccatctataaaatatgccatatttttctgtaaattattgttggaatggaaagataagacacaagacggatatatacattcaacatactgtacatacgtactgtatttttttattatgacaataaatcaacaagatggcattaacattctgttaaagcgatccatggatagaaagacttgtggttcttaaaagataaatgttattacaagttatagaaattttatattaaaacccctcttaatgttttcgttttaatatcgaaaaataaactagtaggtcgccattgttgatgtcaataattacagaattctcatggtcataaaatcagtcgcacccaagcgccagcagagggcgacaaaacacaagtaacaagtgcacatgaccctgttctgtcattttaatctgtttgagcggggcatgtgcgttaattgcgtcaaatattttaacgtgattaatttaaaaaattaattaccacgcgttaatgcgatcattttgacagccctaataaatatttttggagCCTCTAAATAgtaaatcttaaatatatattaaattttttaaaaaaaattaaaaaccttttttaaattaaaaataggtttttaaaaataaatctgaTTTCTCTGGCCCTCAATGAAAAGCAGATGATTATAATGAATCCAAATGAGATATTTGAAATtatctgcttttattttggaaaacaaTCATACAGATACATAATATCCAATGTGTAGAACTTTGGAAAATCACATATACAGCTAAAATGTGAtgctcagaataatataatagtaaATATCATGTAATTTCTATATGAGTGAAGCCAAAAATCATTTGTAATTAACTGACTATCAAAATCAACGTTTGTTGCAGCCCTTATCAATGAGTGGACTGTTGTTTCGAAATAAATAATTTACCAGTGCATTTTTCAAAAATCATTTCAATTTGTGTGAAGCAATTATGTATCACGCAAAAGTAAACATTCGTCGTCTCCTAGTGTTATCTGCATCCCATAATGACTAgaacaggggtcgggaacctatggcttgcGAGTCAGAGCTGGCTTTTTTGGCTCACacatctttattattattattattttttaaagttttgtttgactcctttgcgcattgcgCGAAACGACGACGGTCACCGGTCATactctggtgttgtgcagtaatgagcagacttgACTTTTGCGgcgtatgttaacttttttaatgctccaaGAACACTCCTGCACTTCGCActcgatatcatcaaatagcaacctagatgtgcaacGTTAGATCCCTTCAAGTCCCATGCCATAGGCTGCATGATCATggaacacgtagtccatatactacaaccggcgattagaaagccggttcgcagtaactttagtgggaaagtggcaaacatacatgtggtTGTGTCCATCTATATTCTTCTTTATCCATCAATCGCATggagagacactgttcaagtggggtcTCCGTATTTTGCTGGTGAAAATAGCGGCCGATGTGTGCATGTGCGTGAAGTACACTTCCCTcgtttttagttttgtttcccgcgtttgtcagctaattttagaaacccttttgagaagatgggaaaaagaaaaaaagacgaggagtatcgtacttttcagcaggaactgaaagaggaatttgcctttgtgtggagTTTTTGACGACTTTTCAGATAAAGACTgtcatgatgtcaaatcaaattgaggcaaagcgagtgaaggacataaatgcggcaccgtttttttctcccgctttggatgagtcaacagacgtaagcaatttatcccaattcagcgtgattgcaaggttaTGACTATGAAAGGGAGAACAAGAGgagaggatttattcaagtccttcactgagtttgctaaagaaaaaaatctaccgatggataaacttgtttcggtgtgctCTGATGGTGCTCTGTGCGTGGTGGGGAAAAACAGGATTCATGGCGCTTCTTCGTCAACATTAAAAGAGACTCATCCTAAGTTTCTTaacgcctgcatgaagcttaaccccaccaagtatcaatcagactacaaagccatcagcaaaaccatgcagcaccagaagtcgcattaacATACCTGTCACCCCGAggctgttggcaatcttacaaatagtgacgtatgcccttacaaattggtgactaatcttacgttgaatatagcgtgcaatatgaaacaaaaataaacctcaatttttaaaataatgtgaATTTATTGGgactattgtaacatataacctggtggaatcaaaaaactatctacagctacatcatgattactaaaatttaacagtgacctttgttataattgtatgtagcacttttggcagtttctatcatgtcttgatggctgcacttcatggcacttcagctcacaattcagtttgacttgaaggtagttcgttagtgtgtccaattataaattaaaaagattaattgataaaaataacttaccgatgcaatctttgagtcagggaacatttcttttgctaattctgagaagtgatcagcaatagttataggcaaattgtgttcggcaacaaattggcagaatgaaatctccgctttcgtcacttttcattctgcagacttcatctttatgaccggtGTTGtacatcttactt from Corythoichthys intestinalis isolate RoL2023-P3 chromosome 15, ASM3026506v1, whole genome shotgun sequence includes these protein-coding regions:
- the LOC130931002 gene encoding cytochrome c oxidase assembly factor 8, which codes for MSVGATVGRLTWRRWSCLRSRQSVTAAAGQRECNNLAAEQQNKSPTRSKFRPAPSATHDWIGPPNPLSNLRPIVYREAKNESEVEKRLRNMRQDTEDWNHQFWAEQNLTFGKEKHAFIVSQLKAKGLTERDQQGRRRTLSSEEMSVFYKSFLDKNRVRHANYNREWYRRNLSITFLMARVALDNLWKKVKDKRHGKPTTLS